Proteins from a genomic interval of Paenibacillus sp. RC334:
- a CDS encoding GNAT family N-acetyltransferase gives MATLQIADPFVNPELRAFLAGAEDQEQVQELILQTARWLHSKGSTQWGKLLKGKDDHNLGGAISRGEVIIFRTSEGHTLAGSMILQQQPSAWDRKLWGLDDADSDGGASVYLHRLVVDRDRTGKGLGRELVQWVEKGIRFTGKDRIRLDCIAGNDKLSQFYRQCGYTYIGETDGFNIFEKMLSN, from the coding sequence ATGGCAACACTACAAATTGCCGATCCATTCGTCAATCCGGAATTACGCGCGTTTCTGGCAGGCGCAGAGGATCAGGAGCAGGTGCAGGAGTTAATTTTACAGACTGCCAGATGGCTGCACAGCAAGGGTTCCACTCAATGGGGCAAGTTATTGAAAGGGAAGGATGATCATAATCTGGGAGGCGCTATTTCGCGCGGAGAGGTGATCATTTTTCGAACATCAGAGGGGCATACCTTGGCTGGCTCCATGATTCTGCAACAGCAGCCCAGTGCATGGGATCGTAAGTTGTGGGGGCTAGATGATGCTGATTCCGACGGAGGAGCCTCAGTATATTTGCATCGCCTGGTTGTGGATCGGGATAGAACCGGGAAGGGACTAGGCCGCGAACTGGTGCAATGGGTTGAAAAGGGAATCCGTTTCACAGGCAAGGACCGAATCCGATTAGACTGTATTGCGGGGAATGACAAGCTTAGCCAGTTTTACAGACAATGCGGCTACACTTATATAGGTGAAACGGATGGCTTTAATATTTTTGAAAAGATGCTATCGAATTGA
- a CDS encoding AraC family transcriptional regulator: MIATPRFAIEQALRTEPFSMSADHVHQAHEIYYLLAGERYYYINQRVYALQKGDLIWISKHDFHRTSNKGNGSHERILINFDEAFVATSMPDAPSSDQKQPLLPEKSFLLRPSAEEQRELEHLFQQMLDEYHQDHAYRHMYLQSLLLQLLIRIGRIQSSTPDTIAPERSEKQQRVYAVIEYLHAHYAERLTLDQLARHFYISSTYLCRIFKQTTGFTLVEYLQDVRVQQARAYLRETSWKVTAIAEKTGFDSIAHFGRVFKQLTGHTPLQYRKEQKKEQGNAPTP; the protein is encoded by the coding sequence GTGATCGCCACACCCCGTTTTGCCATCGAGCAAGCGCTACGGACAGAGCCGTTCAGCATGTCCGCTGACCATGTTCACCAAGCACATGAAATCTATTATCTGCTGGCAGGAGAGCGCTACTATTACATTAATCAGCGGGTATACGCTCTACAGAAGGGCGATCTGATCTGGATCAGCAAACACGATTTTCATCGCACGAGCAACAAGGGCAACGGTAGCCATGAACGGATTCTGATCAATTTTGATGAAGCGTTTGTTGCCACGTCGATGCCTGACGCCCCGTCCAGCGATCAGAAGCAGCCCCTCCTGCCGGAGAAAAGCTTTCTGCTTCGCCCTTCGGCGGAGGAACAGCGCGAGCTGGAGCATCTGTTCCAGCAAATGCTGGATGAGTATCATCAAGACCATGCATACCGCCATATGTATCTCCAAAGCTTGCTGCTCCAGCTGCTTATCCGAATCGGCCGCATACAATCCTCCACCCCCGACACCATTGCGCCGGAACGCAGCGAGAAGCAGCAGCGAGTGTATGCGGTCATCGAATACCTGCATGCCCATTATGCGGAGAGGCTGACTCTGGATCAACTGGCACGGCATTTTTATATCAGCAGTACGTATTTGTGCCGGATTTTCAAGCAGACCACAGGCTTTACCTTAGTAGAGTATCTTCAGGATGTCCGGGTTCAGCAAGCACGAGCGTATCTGAGAGAAACGAGCTGGAAGGTGACCGCCATTGCTGAAAAAACGGGCTTTGACAGCATCGCTCACTTTGGTCGTGTGTTCAAGCAATTAACTGGACATACCCCGTTACAGTATCGAAAAGAACAGAAAAAGGAGCAGGGAAACGCCCCTACCCCTTGA
- the ppdK gene encoding pyruvate, phosphate dikinase, which yields MLKRVYSFNEGKLGMKALLGGKGANLAEMTTLGLPIPPGFTVTTEACRAYFTSGGKLPEGLLGEIVIALHDVEEAQSAIFGDTERPLLVSVRSGSVASMPGMMDTILNLGLNDETVRGLAEQTGNETFAYDCYRRFIQMFGEVVLGIESNYFDQLQEQSKQTHGRGTDQEVSAEEWKELIAHYKELVAQQSGQPFPQDVYKQLQLAVEAVFRSWNNMRAKVYRKAYGIPDEQGTAVNIQAMVFGNLGNDSGTGVLFTRNPSTGVNELYGEYMVNAQGEDVVAGIRTPNPIPQLLEEQPLVYGRLEELASLLERHYRDMQDIEFTIEKGNLYLLQTRSGKRTAQAAVKIAVDLVEEGIISQEEAIQRIEPSHMEQLLHRSIDASTSLVAIAQGLPASPGAASGRIVFDADTAENWTKDGQKVILVSVETSPDDVHGIIAAEGVLTSRGGMTSHAAVVARGMGKPCICGCDALSIDLYSRSVSIGNLTFQEGENISIDSTSGQVYQGSLLLNEPVITPELLKLLEIADEIRTLKVYTNADTPLDAAKAREFGAEGIGLCRTEHMFFSGQRLPIVQAMILAEDQEERVLHLNRILQMQQSDFEAMFSAMDGLPMTIRLLDPPLHEFLPNLEQLQEQQRELELSGGHVEELQRLKSTISKVHDLREINPMLGLRGVRLGILFPEIYDMQVEAIFKAAEAALRRGVDVRPGIMIPLVGHSNELKQMRELVDEVAAQVLSEEFKWFRYRVGTMIEVPRAALLADSVAQYADFFSFGTNDLTQMTFGYSRDDAEGKFLGSYMEKNILDTNPFQVLDQDGVGKLIEWAVIKGKEKKPFLETGICGEHGGDSESILFCHRSGLDYVSCSPYRVPFARIAAAQAALLVRAEQPEGALSVL from the coding sequence ATGTTGAAAAGAGTGTACTCATTTAACGAAGGTAAGTTGGGGATGAAAGCGCTACTAGGAGGAAAAGGCGCCAATCTAGCGGAAATGACGACACTGGGTCTCCCGATCCCTCCCGGCTTTACGGTGACTACCGAGGCGTGTCGAGCCTACTTTACTTCCGGCGGCAAGCTCCCGGAGGGTTTGTTGGGAGAAATCGTCATTGCCCTGCACGACGTTGAGGAAGCCCAGTCGGCTATATTCGGAGATACGGAGCGGCCTTTGCTGGTATCTGTCCGCTCAGGCTCGGTAGCCTCAATGCCCGGTATGATGGACACGATACTGAATCTGGGTCTGAATGATGAAACCGTGCGTGGATTGGCAGAGCAGACGGGAAATGAAACCTTCGCCTATGACTGTTACCGCAGATTTATTCAAATGTTTGGCGAAGTGGTGCTGGGTATCGAATCCAATTATTTTGACCAGCTTCAGGAGCAGAGCAAGCAGACCCATGGGCGTGGCACTGACCAGGAGGTTAGCGCGGAAGAATGGAAGGAACTGATCGCACATTATAAAGAGCTTGTCGCGCAGCAGAGCGGACAGCCGTTCCCACAGGATGTGTATAAACAGCTGCAGCTGGCAGTAGAGGCTGTATTCCGCAGCTGGAACAATATGCGTGCCAAGGTGTACCGGAAGGCTTACGGCATTCCAGATGAACAAGGAACAGCAGTGAACATTCAGGCGATGGTGTTTGGCAATCTCGGCAATGACAGTGGAACAGGTGTGTTATTTACCCGCAACCCATCCACAGGTGTGAATGAACTGTATGGTGAGTATATGGTAAATGCTCAGGGAGAGGACGTCGTGGCAGGGATAAGAACGCCCAACCCTATTCCTCAACTTTTGGAAGAGCAGCCGTTAGTCTATGGTCGTCTGGAAGAGCTGGCTTCCTTGTTAGAACGCCATTACCGGGATATGCAGGATATCGAATTTACGATTGAAAAAGGAAATCTGTATCTGCTACAGACGCGTAGCGGCAAAAGAACAGCGCAGGCGGCTGTAAAAATAGCTGTAGATCTGGTAGAGGAAGGGATTATCAGCCAAGAGGAGGCTATCCAACGGATCGAACCGTCCCACATGGAACAACTGCTACATCGCTCCATTGATGCTTCCACATCGCTGGTTGCGATTGCCCAAGGTCTGCCTGCATCGCCCGGCGCAGCAAGTGGACGGATTGTATTCGACGCAGATACGGCAGAGAACTGGACGAAGGATGGGCAGAAAGTCATCCTTGTCAGTGTAGAGACCTCACCCGACGATGTTCACGGAATTATCGCCGCCGAAGGCGTGCTGACGAGTCGAGGGGGAATGACCAGCCATGCCGCTGTGGTTGCGAGAGGCATGGGTAAACCCTGCATTTGCGGCTGCGACGCGTTGAGCATTGACCTGTACAGTCGGAGCGTTAGTATCGGTAACCTGACCTTTCAGGAAGGGGAAAATATTTCGATCGATTCGACCTCTGGGCAGGTGTACCAAGGCAGTTTGTTGCTCAACGAGCCAGTCATTACACCGGAGCTGCTGAAGCTGCTGGAGATTGCGGATGAAATTCGGACGTTGAAGGTCTACACCAATGCGGATACGCCACTCGACGCCGCCAAAGCTCGGGAATTTGGAGCTGAGGGCATCGGGCTGTGCCGGACAGAGCATATGTTTTTCTCGGGCCAACGGCTGCCTATCGTTCAGGCGATGATTTTGGCCGAGGATCAGGAGGAGCGGGTTCTGCATTTGAATCGTATACTCCAAATGCAACAATCCGACTTTGAGGCTATGTTCAGTGCGATGGACGGTTTACCGATGACGATTCGCCTGCTGGACCCGCCATTACATGAGTTCCTGCCGAACCTGGAGCAGCTTCAGGAGCAACAGCGGGAGCTTGAGCTTTCCGGCGGCCATGTGGAGGAGCTTCAACGTCTTAAAAGCACCATCTCCAAGGTGCACGACCTGCGGGAGATTAACCCTATGCTGGGATTGCGCGGTGTTCGGCTGGGCATTCTGTTTCCGGAGATATACGATATGCAGGTTGAAGCGATCTTTAAGGCCGCGGAAGCAGCACTGCGCAGGGGCGTGGATGTGAGACCAGGGATTATGATTCCGCTGGTCGGTCATTCGAATGAACTCAAGCAGATGAGAGAACTGGTCGATGAGGTGGCAGCTCAAGTGCTTAGCGAAGAGTTTAAGTGGTTCAGGTATCGGGTGGGCACCATGATTGAGGTTCCAAGAGCCGCCCTGCTGGCAGACAGCGTGGCCCAGTACGCCGACTTTTTCTCCTTTGGAACCAATGATCTGACACAAATGACCTTTGGTTACAGTCGGGATGATGCCGAAGGTAAATTCCTCGGCTCCTATATGGAAAAGAATATTCTGGATACGAACCCTTTTCAGGTGTTGGATCAGGATGGCGTAGGCAAATTGATCGAATGGGCTGTTATCAAGGGTAAGGAGAAAAAGCCTTTTCTGGAGACAGGTATCTGTGGGGAGCATGGCGGGGATAGTGAGTCTATTCTCTTTTGTCACCGCAGCGGACTGGACTATGTCAGCTGCTCACCGTACCGGGTGCCATTTGCCCGCATTGCCGCCGCCCAAGCAGCTTTGCTTGTCAGAGCAGAGCAGCCTGAGGGAGCGTTGTCCGTTTTGTAG
- a CDS encoding sugar ABC transporter substrate-binding protein → MDNYMSWIKIGFFLSVLFLLAAACTTSPKLENTEGKKVRLTMQVWGNPAEVKVYQRALDAFEKENPNIEVKLVPVPGDQYEQKLLTQLQGSRGPDVFYSYEPTIARLIGAKQVQPLGEFLKSDASNVKAEDFPEGLWGPAKRDGEIYGVTPDSNPMVMYYNKKVFKDAGVKTPQQYYDEGKWNWDAFEEVTSKLKAAGKQGYIAENWWAHWYSWVWSNGGRIFDEQGKYVLDHNEKGKEAFRFMYDMVNKGNAVYLGSLPKGQGADAMFMSNQVGMLAAGRWLEPLFSQNKSLDFDYIYWPSNTGKNEPVAIPVAYVAVNKNSPHLQEAMKLAAFYVSVKGQEARLVEGGNAMGTLAAADESIMKKAMIEHSSYLTEGRDKGNAHGSALAYDAQVPGLNSDITETIDLMFLGKQDAAATIEKLNQIISKAVK, encoded by the coding sequence ATGGACAATTACATGAGCTGGATAAAAATTGGTTTTTTTCTCAGTGTTCTGTTTTTACTTGCAGCGGCTTGCACTACCTCTCCCAAGCTGGAAAACACGGAAGGGAAAAAAGTCCGGCTGACCATGCAAGTCTGGGGGAATCCTGCGGAGGTGAAGGTGTACCAGCGGGCACTGGATGCCTTTGAGAAGGAAAACCCGAATATTGAGGTTAAGCTGGTGCCTGTACCGGGAGACCAATATGAGCAAAAGCTGCTGACCCAACTTCAGGGAAGCCGCGGGCCGGACGTGTTTTATTCGTATGAGCCGACCATTGCGCGTTTGATTGGGGCGAAGCAGGTACAGCCTTTGGGTGAATTTTTAAAAAGTGATGCCAGTAATGTAAAAGCCGAGGATTTTCCAGAAGGATTGTGGGGTCCGGCGAAGCGTGATGGGGAAATCTACGGGGTCACTCCCGACTCGAATCCGATGGTGATGTATTACAACAAAAAGGTCTTTAAGGATGCCGGTGTGAAGACACCGCAGCAATATTATGACGAGGGCAAGTGGAACTGGGACGCTTTTGAGGAAGTCACATCGAAGCTGAAAGCTGCCGGAAAGCAGGGCTATATTGCAGAAAACTGGTGGGCTCACTGGTATTCATGGGTGTGGTCGAATGGTGGCCGGATTTTTGATGAACAAGGCAAGTATGTACTGGATCACAATGAAAAGGGCAAGGAAGCCTTCCGCTTCATGTACGATATGGTGAACAAGGGAAATGCGGTATATCTCGGTTCGCTTCCCAAGGGGCAGGGAGCAGATGCGATGTTCATGTCCAACCAGGTCGGTATGCTGGCGGCGGGAAGATGGCTGGAGCCCTTGTTCAGTCAAAATAAAAGTCTCGACTTTGATTATATTTACTGGCCTTCCAATACGGGCAAAAATGAACCTGTCGCCATTCCGGTTGCTTACGTAGCCGTAAACAAAAACAGTCCGCATCTGCAAGAGGCCATGAAGTTGGCCGCATTCTACGTCTCGGTGAAGGGGCAGGAGGCGCGACTGGTTGAGGGTGGGAATGCCATGGGTACGCTTGCCGCAGCAGATGAGAGCATTATGAAAAAGGCGATGATTGAGCATTCAAGCTATTTGACCGAAGGACGTGACAAAGGGAATGCGCATGGTTCCGCATTAGCCTACGACGCTCAGGTACCGGGATTAAACTCGGATATCACGGAGACGATTGACCTGATGTTCCTCGGCAAGCAGGATGCGGCGGCAACGATTGAGAAGCTGAATCAGATCATATCCAAGGCGGTCAAGTAG
- a CDS encoding Gfo/Idh/MocA family oxidoreductase encodes MAKIKYALVGTGGRAEFFYGEVVTVFKDTSELIAFCDVNQTRMDYANRLLQEKYEHEPIQTYKAHEFERMIAETKPDIVIVTTIDRVHHQYIIRAMELGCDVISEKPMTVDEDKCQDILDAIDRTGRKLRVTFNYRYAPHNTKIREIIMDGTLGDILSVNFEWLLNTQHGADYFRRWHRDKRNSGGLLVHKSTHHFDLMNFWLGSKPETVYAMGDLKFYGRENAEQRGVTEFYQRAYGSKAAEDDPFALHLDRNEHLKSMYLDAEHEDGYVRDQSVFGDNISIEDTLSVMVKYKNKTVMNYSLNAYMPWEGFIIVFNGTKGRMEVRVSEQSYVNSGGSKADEGALKEKTITIYPHFAAPYEVEVEEGVGGHGGGDPVMLRDIFDKPADDRFHRAASHIDGAWSILTGIAANRSIRTGQPVKVEELVHL; translated from the coding sequence TTGGCTAAAATCAAATATGCACTTGTGGGTACTGGAGGAAGAGCCGAATTTTTTTACGGTGAAGTTGTTACCGTTTTCAAGGATACCTCGGAGCTGATCGCGTTCTGTGACGTCAATCAGACGAGAATGGACTATGCCAATCGGCTGTTGCAGGAGAAATATGAGCACGAGCCGATTCAGACCTATAAAGCCCATGAATTTGAACGAATGATTGCAGAAACGAAGCCGGATATCGTGATCGTCACGACCATTGACCGTGTGCATCATCAGTATATTATCCGGGCGATGGAGCTGGGCTGTGATGTTATTTCCGAGAAGCCGATGACGGTGGATGAGGATAAATGCCAGGATATTTTGGACGCCATAGATCGCACGGGACGCAAGCTACGCGTCACCTTTAACTACCGCTATGCGCCGCATAATACGAAAATCCGCGAGATTATTATGGACGGGACGCTTGGTGATATCTTGTCGGTCAATTTCGAATGGCTGCTGAACACACAGCATGGTGCGGATTATTTCCGTCGCTGGCACCGGGATAAGCGCAATAGCGGCGGTCTGCTGGTGCATAAATCGACGCATCATTTCGATCTGATGAACTTTTGGCTCGGCTCGAAGCCGGAGACGGTATATGCGATGGGCGATCTGAAATTTTATGGCCGGGAAAATGCGGAACAACGTGGTGTGACTGAGTTCTATCAACGGGCTTACGGCAGCAAGGCGGCAGAAGATGATCCTTTTGCGTTGCATCTGGACCGTAACGAGCACCTGAAAAGCATGTATCTGGATGCCGAGCATGAGGATGGCTATGTGCGGGATCAAAGCGTATTTGGCGACAATATTAGCATTGAGGACACGCTTAGTGTCATGGTGAAGTACAAGAACAAGACAGTCATGAACTACTCGCTGAATGCTTACATGCCTTGGGAGGGCTTTATCATCGTGTTCAACGGCACCAAGGGACGAATGGAGGTTCGGGTATCCGAGCAATCCTACGTTAATTCCGGGGGCAGTAAGGCAGACGAGGGGGCGTTAAAAGAAAAAACCATTACGATCTATCCCCACTTTGCAGCACCTTATGAGGTGGAGGTAGAGGAAGGCGTGGGTGGTCATGGCGGTGGTGATCCGGTCATGCTGCGGGATATTTTTGATAAGCCAGCAGATGATCGGTTTCATCGCGCAGCCTCACATATCGACGGTGCATGGTCCATTTTGACCGGTATTGCCGCCAACCGTTCTATTCGTACAGGTCAGCCAGTAAAGGTGGAGGAACTGGTTCATTTGTAA
- a CDS encoding LytTR family DNA-binding domain-containing protein, with product MKVVICEDECYWGDALKASISQWALNKNIELKCADFYSSQKLIQYLNAHIDIDVVLLDTSLSSEEDIDGMTTAKHIRKMGNQVPIIFVTVDSARAIDGYLVEAMGFLKIPIDEKRLSLFLDRVVKRKKPERVFTIISESTINIVRQSDIVFVEVNNHTIIYHTTKEGIYLRGTLNKVMQLLGCENFIQIHRSYVIAKSKIYRVKITYPYSVDIFNGHEITHLPVSRNYINNLLEVYSDDVLQ from the coding sequence GTGAAAGTCGTAATTTGTGAAGACGAATGTTATTGGGGCGATGCGTTAAAAGCGTCTATATCTCAGTGGGCTTTAAATAAAAATATAGAGCTGAAATGTGCTGATTTTTATTCGTCCCAGAAATTAATTCAATATCTTAATGCTCACATAGATATAGACGTAGTTTTGCTCGATACTTCGCTAAGTAGTGAAGAAGATATTGATGGGATGACTACAGCAAAGCATATCCGGAAAATGGGGAATCAGGTACCTATCATTTTTGTTACAGTTGATTCTGCTCGTGCTATTGACGGATATTTAGTTGAAGCAATGGGCTTCTTGAAAATACCTATTGACGAGAAGCGACTTTCGCTATTTTTGGATAGGGTAGTGAAGCGAAAAAAACCGGAACGAGTATTTACTATTATATCAGAGTCCACGATAAATATTGTTCGTCAAAGTGATATAGTTTTTGTGGAAGTGAATAATCATACAATAATCTATCATACAACAAAAGAGGGAATCTATCTTAGAGGAACATTAAATAAAGTTATGCAGTTATTAGGCTGTGAGAATTTCATCCAGATACATAGGTCATATGTGATTGCAAAATCTAAAATCTACAGAGTAAAAATAACTTATCCATATTCCGTCGATATTTTCAATGGTCATGAGATTACCCATCTTCCCGTGAGCAGAAATTATATTAATAACCTGCTTGAGGTATACTCAGATGATGTATTGCAGTGA
- a CDS encoding carbonic anhydrase yields MKKNWRVCLSSMFAIFLVVSATGCNAQPATSKSTNTSSSPTSDAHAVVQKNPHWSYEGEEGPEHWGELEKDFAACGSGHEQSPVNIEHTRMEASQTQQPIQVHYTNTKVSILNNGHTVQINAASPGNNIVLDGTKFTLKQFHFHHPSEHQIDGKNADMELHFVHQGDNGSTAVLGVLIQGGKENEAFSRIWSKLPKDVSQEEALEGELNLATLLPKDLHSIRYNGSLTTPPCTEHVNWTVLEQPIEMSADQISQFATLFPDNHRPVQQLGARELTADK; encoded by the coding sequence ATGAAAAAAAACTGGAGAGTTTGCTTGTCCAGCATGTTTGCTATTTTCCTGGTTGTGTCGGCAACCGGATGTAATGCTCAGCCCGCCACTTCCAAATCTACGAACACTTCGTCTTCACCGACTAGCGACGCCCATGCGGTTGTTCAGAAAAATCCACACTGGTCCTATGAGGGAGAGGAGGGACCGGAGCATTGGGGAGAGCTGGAAAAGGATTTCGCCGCTTGTGGTAGCGGCCACGAACAATCCCCTGTCAACATAGAACATACTCGAATGGAAGCTTCGCAAACGCAGCAGCCGATACAGGTTCACTACACCAATACGAAAGTATCCATTCTGAATAATGGACACACCGTTCAAATCAATGCAGCCAGCCCCGGTAATAATATTGTACTGGACGGTACTAAATTCACTTTAAAGCAGTTTCACTTCCATCATCCCAGTGAACACCAAATAGATGGTAAAAATGCCGATATGGAGCTTCATTTTGTTCATCAGGGTGACAACGGCAGCACCGCCGTCTTAGGCGTACTCATTCAAGGCGGCAAGGAGAATGAGGCTTTCAGCCGTATTTGGTCCAAACTGCCAAAAGATGTTTCCCAGGAAGAGGCTCTGGAGGGAGAACTGAATCTCGCTACTCTTCTGCCGAAGGACCTGCACTCGATTCGCTATAACGGATCTCTGACCACTCCGCCTTGCACAGAGCATGTGAACTGGACAGTGCTGGAACAACCCATTGAAATGTCGGCCGACCAAATCAGTCAGTTCGCCACCCTTTTTCCCGATAACCATCGTCCTGTACAACAACTGGGAGCCCGTGAACTGACTGCCGATAAATAA
- a CDS encoding winged helix-turn-helix transcriptional regulator, translated as MGQKKYNISVEATLEVIGGKWKCVILCHLTHGKMRTSELKRIMPSITQKMLTQQLRELEEDGIVNRISYNQVPPKVEYELSEYGCSLKGILDSLCAWGEKHIIKEYGDKSAVLEDNILNKL; from the coding sequence TTGGGTCAGAAAAAATACAATATCTCGGTTGAGGCGACTTTAGAGGTTATCGGTGGGAAATGGAAGTGTGTAATCCTGTGTCATTTGACACATGGGAAAATGCGGACAAGCGAATTGAAACGCATCATGCCTTCGATTACACAAAAAATGCTGACGCAGCAGCTCCGGGAATTAGAGGAAGACGGCATCGTCAATCGAATTAGCTACAATCAGGTGCCTCCCAAAGTGGAGTACGAGCTTAGTGAATACGGATGTAGTCTGAAGGGCATTTTGGATTCTCTGTGCGCCTGGGGAGAAAAGCATATTATTAAAGAGTACGGGGATAAATCCGCTGTACTGGAGGATAACATTCTTAACAAGCTGTAA